The proteins below come from a single Gimesia alba genomic window:
- a CDS encoding type II toxin-antitoxin system RelE/ParE family toxin — MPRIIRTRQANEDALSIWAYIAEHDPNAADQLILRINEMLQKLVVHPGLGSKHDKFRKGLRCFPIGNYLIFYEPIENGIQILRILHGARQWEDLL, encoded by the coding sequence ATGCCGCGGATCATACGCACGCGTCAAGCCAATGAAGATGCCCTGAGTATCTGGGCTTATATAGCTGAGCACGATCCGAATGCCGCCGATCAGCTTATCCTGCGAATTAATGAGATGCTACAAAAACTGGTTGTACATCCCGGGCTGGGCTCTAAACACGACAAATTTCGAAAGGGTCTTCGTTGTTTTCCGATTGGGAACTACCTCATTTTTTACGAACCGATCGAAAATGGAATCCAGATACTCCGCATTCTACACGGCGCCAGACAGTGGGAAGATTTGCTATAA
- a CDS encoding DUF6263 family protein, whose protein sequence is MQGKRYISWMLGIVILAGTGWSYWSKKQNEKPTEVESKAPPETTTAAKPLQTPIEVQNASLRDEKVEVLELNLAVNQRFPMIKTVEQTLSQASAAGIVNSKSKLELILALTVEELRDDGRKRFKVRYTGVKYSHDIAGERVNYDSNRTSGPVPPEVQAYQRLVDNGFSFWIGADNKIVELVGFDDFLKRCLQNTPASQRETVLAKISESSGDDGVANFIDDSIGLLPYNIDEHHKGGAIRVGETWTKTRRLTQPIPMTLKTEYTLRELNDKIATINIAGDIAASKISSPINQNGKSVQLYIRGGKSFGTCMIDRKTGLPLESKIERFLETTVKLASGKQFEQQKQIVTTIRAFPHQEERPLGPAAKITPRGTLKRSAN, encoded by the coding sequence ATGCAGGGCAAGCGTTATATCAGCTGGATGTTGGGAATTGTGATTCTCGCCGGGACCGGCTGGTCATACTGGAGCAAAAAACAAAACGAAAAACCGACGGAAGTGGAGAGTAAAGCGCCCCCCGAAACAACGACGGCCGCGAAACCACTGCAGACGCCGATCGAAGTGCAGAATGCTTCGTTGCGTGATGAAAAAGTGGAAGTACTGGAACTCAATCTGGCCGTCAATCAGCGGTTTCCGATGATCAAAACCGTAGAACAGACATTGTCGCAGGCTTCCGCAGCGGGAATTGTGAACAGCAAATCGAAGCTGGAACTGATTCTGGCTCTGACGGTGGAAGAGCTTCGCGATGACGGCCGCAAACGATTCAAGGTGCGTTATACCGGCGTCAAATATTCGCACGATATCGCCGGGGAGCGCGTCAACTACGATTCGAACCGCACGAGCGGCCCGGTTCCCCCTGAAGTGCAGGCTTATCAGCGGCTGGTCGACAACGGATTTTCTTTCTGGATCGGCGCGGATAATAAAATTGTCGAGCTGGTCGGCTTTGATGATTTTCTCAAACGCTGCCTGCAGAACACTCCCGCCAGTCAGCGGGAAACGGTGCTGGCTAAAATTTCCGAATCGTCGGGCGATGACGGCGTGGCCAATTTCATCGATGACAGCATTGGGCTCCTGCCTTACAACATTGACGAGCACCACAAAGGGGGTGCGATTCGTGTGGGCGAGACCTGGACGAAAACCCGTCGCCTGACGCAGCCGATTCCAATGACGCTCAAAACTGAATACACACTCCGCGAGCTGAACGACAAGATCGCGACGATCAATATTGCCGGCGATATCGCGGCTTCCAAGATCAGCAGTCCGATCAATCAGAACGGTAAGTCAGTGCAACTCTACATTCGTGGCGGCAAATCGTTCGGCACCTGCATGATTGACCGTAAAACCGGCTTGCCTCTGGAATCAAAAATTGAACGCTTTCTGGAAACGACCGTCAAACTTGCCAGCGGCAAACAGTTCGAACAGCAGAAGCAGATCGTCACCACGATCCGTGCGTTCCCGCATCAGGAAGAACGCCCCCTCGGCCCCGCTGCAAAAATCACACCCCGCGGCACACTGAAACGATCTGCGAACTGA